The proteins below are encoded in one region of Aspergillus nidulans FGSC A4 chromosome III:
- a CDS encoding V-type proton ATPase proteolipid subunit (transcript_id=CADANIAT00005711): MDWPVERSSLDNEHQTKTSSKGNEVAVEGITGSRGWECLSLIETRAILQLVSSISNLPSLIKESITMTESELTPKFAPFLSFAGIAAALAAESPRLTDTAAGAAYGTAKAGIGIAGVGTFRPDLIMKSLIPVVMSGIIAVYGLVIAVLIQGDVTAPTGSEPSLSLYAGCMHLASGLSVGLAGIAAGYTIGIVGDAGVRAYMQQSRVYVGMILILIFGEVLGLYGLIVGLILNSKSSN; this comes from the exons ATGGATTGGCCGGTCGAGAGATCAAGTCTGGACAACGAGCACCAGACAAAGACGTCAAGCAAAGGAAACGAGGTGGCCGTCGAGGGAATCACCGGTAGTCGTGGATGGGAATGCC TATCTCTCATCGAGACCAGAGCAATCCTGCAGCTTGTGTCCTCCATTTCGAACCTCCCTTCCCTCATTAAAGAGAGCATCACCATGACGGAGAGCGAGTTGACACCCAAATTCGCCCCGTTCCTGTCGTTC GCAGGAATTGCTGCAGCC cttgctgcagaaTCACCAAGGCTCACTGATACAGCGGCCGGAGCGGCATATGGAACAGCGAAAGCCGGTATCGGAATCGCCGGTGTGGGAACGTTCAGGCCTGATCTAATCATGAAG TCCTTGATTCCCGTCGTTATGTCCGGTATCATCGCAGTCTACGGTCTAGTCATTGCCGTCCTTATCCAGGGCGATGTCACTGCGCCGACAGGGAGTGAACCGTCATTGAGCTTATATGC GGGTTGCATGCATCTGGCGTCAGGTCTGTCGGTCGGCCTCGCTGGAATAGCTGCCGGATACACGATCGGAATCGTTGGAGATGCC GGAGTTCGCGCTTACATGCAGCAATCCAGAGTCTACGTCGGCATGATTCTCATTTTGATTTTCGGTGAAGTTCTTGGGCTTTATGG GCTAATCGTTGGTCTCATCCTGAACTCGAAGAGTTCGAACTGA
- a CDS encoding cAMP-dependent protein kinase catalytic subunit pkaB (transcript_id=CADANIAT00005712), with amino-acid sequence MASGTVGPSPPSGVQGSSASDNSGNPTPGEIHDREKRTVASVRPQTQRHPNPFVITERPEEKQLGISTRQLSVRDFVLLKTLGTGTFARVWLARLRDDKTRPEKVYALKILRKADVIKLKQVEHVRNERKTLADVSGHPFITTLIASFSDSQSLYMLLDYCPGGEIFSYLRRARRFNENTSKFYAAEITMTIEFLHDAEGVVYRDLKPENILLDADGHIKLVDFGFAKQIGDRETYTLCGTPEYLAPEVIHNSGHGLAVDWWALGILIYEFLVGQPPFWDQNPMRIYEQIVEGHIRYPSNMSPAAQNIISLLCKTNPAERLGHISGGSARVRTHPFFENINWDDLFYRRIKGPIIPRVDHPADTGNFEEYPDPDPKSQTIYTEDMRSKYETLFSDF; translated from the exons ATGGCTTCAGGAACCGTAGGACCCTCGCCACCTAGTGGTGTGCAGGGCTCATCGGCCTCTGATAACTCCGGGAACCCAACTCCCGGAGAGATTCATGACAGGGAGAAGCGCACAGTTGCGTCTGTCCGGCCGCAGACACAGCGGCACCCAAACCCTTTCGTCATCACCGAGCGGCCAGAGGAGAAACAGCTGGGGATCTCTACCCGTCAGTTGAGCGTCCGCGACTTCGTATTGCTGAAGACCCTCGGTACCG GTACTTTTGCTCGAGTATGGCTGGCGAGATTACGCGACGACAAAACGAGACCAGAGAAGGTCTACGCGCTAAAGATCCTAAGGAAAGCTGACG TGATCAAACTCAAGCAAGTCGAGCATGTTCGCAACGAACGGAAGACCCTGGCGGATGTGTCTGGCCATCCATTCATCACGACATTAATCGCCTCATTTTCTGATAGTCAAAGCCTATACATGCTG CTTGACTATTGTCCTGGGGGTGAGATATTCAGCTATTTGCGCCGTGCGCGACGTTTCAACGAGAATACCTCGAAATTCTACGCGGCCGAAATCACCATGACGATCGAATTCCTCCACGATGCCGAGGGTGTTGTATACCGCGACCTGAAACCGGAGAACATCctgcttgatgctgacgGTCACATCAAGCTCGTTGATTTTGGGTTCGCAAAACAAATTGGCGACCGCGAAACGTACACTCTATGCGGCACTCCGGAGTATCTCGCCCCAGAGGTGATACACAATAGTGGGCATGGCCTTGCTGTTGACTGGTGGGCTTTGGGAATTCTAATATACGAATTTCTTGTTGGTCAACCGCCTTTCTGGGATCAAAATCCAATGCGGATCTACGAACAAATTGTCGAAGGTCACATACGCTACCCTTCGAATATGTCACCCGCTGCACAGAACATCATTTCCCTGCTGTGCAAAACGAACCCAGCCGAGCGCCTTGGACATATTTCGGGCGGCTCAGCCAGGGTGAGGACGCATCCGTTCTTTGAGAATATTAACTGGGATGACCTTTTCTATCGTCGTATTAAAGGACCTATCATCCCTCGTGTCGACCATCCCGCGGATACAGGGAACTTTGAAGAATACCCTGATCCTGATCCGAAATCTCAGACCATATACACTGAGGACATGCGTTCCAAATATGAAACACTCTTTAGCGATTTTTAG
- a CDS encoding glycosyltransferase family 32 protein (transcript_id=CADANIAT00005713) codes for MLTFRKALIVAAIFITLILFLRSSHSGPESAAAASPEDIAYEISQETKGKTSSESSDSTQQQPLKQPPPPATAPLRERLRYHFPYNLEAKFPAYIWQTWKYTPASVWFSQDLRRPEASWTEMNPSFVHQVIPDDTLHHLVKYLYGSIPEVLEAFNSMPIPVMKADFFRYLILLARGGVYSDIDTTALKPVVDWLPDSLDLSTIGFVVGIEADPDRPDWHDWYSRRIQFCQWTIQSKPGHPILLDIVTYITQEALRMKKAGILKKGKMDKTIVEFTGPAAWTDAVFRYFNDPEYFYVEPGTTRNITYEDFTNQVEYQKVGDVVVLPITSFSPGVQQMGAQGIDDPMAFVKHNFGGTWKTDPSL; via the exons ATGCTCACTTTTCGAAAGGCGCTCATTGTAGCTGCCATCTTCATTAcgctcattctcttccttcgATCGTCGCATTCTGGGCCGGAGTCTGCGGCGGCCGCGTCCCCAGAAGACATTGCCTATGAGATCAGTCAAGAAACAAAGGGGAAAACATCAAGTGAGAGTTCAGACTCgacacagcagcagccgctgaagcagccgcctccaccagctACTGCTCCCTTGCGCGAACGCCTGCGCTACCATTTTCCTTACAACCTGGAAGCCAAGTTCCCCGCATATATCTGGCAGACATGGAAGTATACTCCGGCTTCTGTGTGGTTTAGTCAGGACCTACGACGACCGGAGGCGAGCTGGACCGAGATGAACCCCAGCTTCGTTCACCAAGTCATTCCAGACGATACCCTTCATCACCTCGTCAAATACTTATATGGCTCGATCCCTGAGGTGCTTGAGGCGTTCAATTCAATGCCGATACCTGTAATGAAAGCCGACTTTTTCAGGTATCTGATCCTCCTGGCGCGCGGTGGAGTTTATAGCGATATTGATACCACTGCGCTTAAACCAGTGGTGGATTGGTTACCGGACAGCCTCGACCTGTCAACTATTGGCTTCGTTGTCGGAATTGAGGCTGATCCGGACCGGCCAGACTGGCATGACTGGTACTCTCGTAGGATTCAGTTCTGCCAGTGGACCATCCAGTCCAAGCCGGGCCATCCGATCTTGCTAGATATCGTGACGTACATTACCCAAGAAGCCCTacggatgaagaaggcgggAATACTCAAAAAAGGGAAGATGGACAAAACCATTGTTGAATTCACAGGCCCAGCAGCTTGGACAGATGCGGTGTTTCGCTATTTCAACGACCCAGAATACTTCTATGTCGAGCCTGGAACAACCCGCAATATCACCTATGAGGACTTTACCAACCAGGTTGAATATCAAAAGGTTGGCGACGTCGTAGTCCTACCAATCACTAGCTTTAGCCCCGGGGTCCAGCAAATGGGTGCTCAGGGTATAGATGATCCTATGGCATTCGTCAAACACAATTTTGGAG GAACGTGGAAAACCGATCCCTCGCTCTAA
- a CDS encoding uncharacterized protein (transcript_id=CADANIAT00005714) encodes MKKEAYHHTALFIKPRGARKMWKLLPFRSSTTCNDIVGHVGLGMIFMPRRGSSIPSLSTCRQLLMTPCFGQNRQIDIILRALFAAEWKMKFAQAWVIEFEQRSKGSATGSVGLDRIAAAIRVVYCPYP; translated from the exons atgaagaaggaggctTACCATCATACAGCTTTGTTCATCAAACCTCGTGGAGCCAGGAAAATGTGGAAGTTGCTGCCCTTTCGAAGCTCCACAACGTGCAATGACATAGTTGGTCACGTGGGGCTAGGCATGATCTTTATGCCGCGTCGAGGATCCTCAATTCCCTCCCTCTCAACGTGTCGACAG CTTCTCATGACACCTTGTTTCGGACAAAACCGACAAATTGATATCATCCTTCGCGCGCTCTTTGCTGCCGAATGGAAGATGAAATTTGCTCAAGCGTGGGTGATTGAGTTTGAACAGAGATCTAAGGGATCGGCTACTGGTTCTGTTGGTCTTGATCGCATCGCCGCTGCGATTCGAGTCGTATACTGTCCCTATCCATAA
- a CDS encoding tRNA threonylcarbamoyladenosine dehydratase (transcript_id=CADANIAT00005715): MASWIQRQNNSHQVQLAATAVLSGAAVAGAILGFQKYRRREAVKRLKASIPTIDEKHRAESLNEFGAAVPGPYWSKEDERGAALARRAQEGDYDEELILEQLARNRVFLKDEGLAKLRDAFIIVVGCGGVGSHAVASLARSGVSKIRLIDFDQVTLSSLNRHALATLADVGTPKVHCIRRRLQQIVPWVKFDCRNELFGASAADDLLAPWTLDDADKGQKPVYVLDCIDNIQSKVELLHYCHSHSIPVISSMGAGCKSDPTRVMITDMSVSSDDRLSRSTRRRLKLLGVTTGIPVVFSTEKPGPGKATLLPLAEEEFAKGEVGELSVLPDFRSRILPVLGTMPAVFGYTLANHVICEISEYPTDYSMGGKGKDKLYDTVHAQLLVTLERLARAESESGTQPIGLRLPMSRDDVIYLVDEIWRGKSVVTGLPSRLALTLWNRPSNGFKPDPQWEKEGQILIPFKPEDLVLMTKEEATRHEKEVLMGGKKVEDLYSEEIIQKVNQRQKEMAYYEQFR, from the exons ATGGCATCCTGGATCCAACGACAGAACAACTCACACCAGGTCCAGCTCGCTGCAACTGCAGTGCTGTCCGGAGCTGCTGTTGCAGGCGCGATACTCGGTTTTCAAAAATACCGGAGACGAGAAGCTGTGAAGCGGTTAAAGGCTTCTATACCAACAATCGATGAGAAGCACCGCGCAGAGAGCCTGAATGAATTTGGCGCCGCAGTCCCGGGACCATACTGGAGCAAAGAGGATGAACGTGGTGCAGCTCTTGCGCGGAGGGCGCAAGAGGGGGACTACGATGAGG AGCTTATCCTCGAGCAGCTCGCCCGAAACCGCGTCTTTCTAAAGGATGAGGGTCTCGCAAAACTCCGCGACGCGTTCATAATTGTTGTTGGGTGTGGAGGCGTCGGCTCGCATGCTGTTGCTTCGCTGGCTCGATCGGGCGTATCCAAAATCCGTTTGATTGATTTCGATCAAGTCAcgctctcttctttgaatCGGCACGCCCTTGCCACATTAGCGGATGTTGGAACACCCAAGGTACATTGCATTCGCAGGAGACTGCAGCAGATCGTCCCGTGGGTGAAGTTCGACTGCCGAAACGAGCTCTTTGGCGCATCTGCTGCCGATGACTTGCTGGCACCATGGACTCTGGACGATGCCGACAAAGGACAGAAGCCCGTCTATGTGCTTGATTGCATTGACAACATCCAATCTAAGGTTGAGCTGCTGCACTACTGTCACTCGCATTCCATCCCGGTGATATCCTCTATGGGTGCTGGATGTAAATCAGATCCCACGCGCGTCATGATCACGGATATGTCAGTCAGCTCAGACGACCGACTTTCACGCAGCACCAGGAGGAGGCTTAAACTGCTGGGAGTAACTACTGGTATCCCAGTGGTGTTTTCCACGGAAAAGCCCGGCCCCGGCAAGGCGACACTATTGCCGCTGGCAGAAGAGGAGTTCGCCAAGGGCGAGGTAGGCGAGTTATCAGTACTGCCGGATTTCCGTTCTCGAATCCTCCCCGTACTTGGAACCATGCCTGCCGTCTTTGGATACACTCTTGCAAATCACGTCATTTGCGAGATCTCTGAATACCCAACAGACTATAGCATGGGTGGTAAGGGCAAAGACAAGCTCTACGACACCGTCCACGCACAGCTACTGGTGACCCTTGAACGACTCGCTCGAGCGGAAAGTGAATCAGGCACCCAGCCTATTGGACTGCGTCTCCCGATGAGCAGAGACGATGTCATCTATCTCGTTGACGAGATTTGGCGGGGCAAGAGTGTCGTTACTGGACTTCCTAGTCGGCTAGCACTTACCCTATGGAACCGACCATCCAATGGGTTTAAGCCGGATCCCCAatgggagaaagaagggcAAATCTTGATTCCATTCAAGCCTGAGGATTTAGTGCTTATGACCAAGGAGGAAGCCACCcgccatgagaaggaagttcTTATGGGTGGAAAGAAGGTCGAAGACCTGTACAGCGAGGAGATTATCCAGAAGGTGAATCAGCGCCAGAAGGAGATGGCATACTATGAGCAATTTCGATGA
- a CDS encoding putative serine/threonine-protein phosphatase (transcript_id=CADANIAT00005716), whose translation MADRDRSRDREALDISDDISEDGLYPPHPSSSSPPTRLSRFARPLIDYVRNEWQSNSGAKYSHLGSASSNSVSDRTDAPRWVQIVLSIVAAPRFRRYVLVYLALLGACILGWQFFLFPRLKENSAILTALDPKEKSKVGGWFGANAVPQLEDMIQLKTLDPALLPAREAKEDDSKHSSRRLVIVGDVHGCKEELEKLLDKVSFQEERDHLIFTGDLIEKGPDSLGVVDLARHYNASCVRGNHDRPPPCPPSRHARVQYH comes from the exons ATGGCAGACCGCGACCGCTCGCGCGACCGCGAGGCCCTCGACATTTCCGACGACATCTCTGAAGACGGTCTATACCCCcctcatccatcatcatcatcaccgccaaCGCGTCTCAGCCGGTTCGCGCGGCCGTTAATCGACTACGTCCGTAACGAGTGGCAATCAAATTCTGGTGCAAAATACAGCCATTTAGGGAGCGCCTCGTCGAATTCCGTCTCGGACCGAACCGACGCTCCGAGATGGGTACAAATCGTGCTGTCGATCGTTGCTGCGCCGCGTTTTCGACGATACGTGCTCGTTTACCTTGCTCTGTTGGGGGCTTGCATATTGGGGTGGCAGTTCTTCCTGTTTCCGCGGTTAAAGGAGAACTCGGCGATATTGACGGCGCTAGATCCGAAGGAGAAGTCAAAAGTTGGAGGTTGGTTCGGCGCGAATGCGGTGCCGCAGTTGGAAGACATGATTCAACTTAAGACATTAGATCCGGCACTGCTGCCGGCCAGGGAGGCGAAGGAGGATGATAGTAAGCATAGCTCAAGGAGATTAGTTATTGTTGGGGATGTGCACGGGTGCAAGGAGGAGT TGGAAAAACTCCTCGACAAAGTCTCCTTCCAGGAAGAACGCGACCACCTAATCTTCACCGGCGATCTCATTGAAAAGGGGCCTGACAGCCTAGGCGTCGTGGACCTCGCCCGACACTACAACGCCTCCTGTGTCCGCGGCAACCACGACAGACCGCCTCCTTGTCCTCCGTCACGACATGCTCGAGTCCAATATCACTGA
- a CDS encoding LCCL domain-containing protein (transcript_id=CADANIAT00005717) has translation MPSRSSSSSFERLSQHPDEYSLKSQDDSGSSQAVARNGRDSFDPAPAIREQSTSEPLLPTSNPHSVQQQKRFSCSVGGIWEWMRGPSPPHKYRINPWLGRWQTAPGRLIERYFHSTKTRFCLLSACLLLWGAAFISILHVSVAGQEIPGLGSPVKLSCSSRLWSNATNCGLDGDYCRPFDGETFAFRCPAGCSGFMVLEPYFVGPKEINYQHLVIGGAAAESQPDSVYRGDSSICQAAMHAGLLEDSKGGCGILRRTGEQKNFPAVDRNEISSVDFPSHFPLSFTFDTGASSEHSGLDCQDIRWPLFTFSVVVSTILSLVVASPAAFYASIFFIVYFQVALSSDPPYSPDYYEIVSTALGRFLPCAFVGFAIYHFCIRHTLSDLTAHWDKTILWLGPCWVGALNTDTFDKIPISRLTPHDIQQQPGAIPALIIIIVILVAIVITQALAFRNEGRMPKMLALYATLIAGIVILLLVPSMNLRIHHYILALLFLPGTTLQTRPSLLYQGLLVGLFINGIARWGFDSILQTSASLLDGAQLGSMLPYIPPDIITIPSGNPDIISFAFSSLRSLPSDIDGLSVIVNDVERYHAFRSDGAVDVRLPDLNWTRVVPGEPEYFRFGFIVENALGGFWYEDFTRPIVWDSDGRWNVSVSSSEGGRNSM, from the exons ATGCCATCGCggtcaagctcctcgtccttCGAGAGACTCTCCCAACATCCTGATGAATATTCACTGAAATCACAAGATGACTCCGGCAGTAGCCAAGCGGTAGCACGTAATGGCCGGGATAGCTTTGACCCCGCGCCAGCCATCCGCGAACAGAGCACGAGCGAGCCTCTGCTCCCAACATCAAACCCTCACTCTGTCCAGCAACAGAAGCGCTTCTCATGCTCTGTTGGCGGCATTTGGGAGTGGATGCGTGGCCCATCGCCGCCGCATAAGTACCGAATCAACCCTTGGCTAGGCCGATGGCAAACGGCTCCCGGTCGTCTCATCGAGCGATACTTTCACAGCACGAAGACAAGATTCTGTCTCCTTTCCGCCTGTCTCCTACTGTGGGGCGCGGCGTTTATTTCTATTTTACATGTCAGCGTTGCGGGACAGGAGATACCCGGCCTTGGAAGCCCTGTGAAGCTTTCTTGCTCAAGTAGACTTTG GAGCAACGCAACTAACTGCGGTCTCGATGGAGATTACTGTCGTCCGTTCGATGGAGAAACGTTTGCGTTCCGGTGCCCTGCGGGTTGCTCGGGCTTCATGGTCCTCGAGCCATATTTTGTAGGCCCAAAGGAAATCAACTATCAGCACCTGGTCATCGGAGGTGCTGCCGCCGAAAGCCAGCCTGACTCTGTTTATAGAGGCGATTCCTCCATCTGCCAAGCTGCAATGCATGCCGGACTACTAGAAGATAGTAAAGGCGGCTGCGGCATACTTCGTCGAACAGGCGAGCAGAAGAATTTCCCGGCAGTCGACAGGAACGAAATCTCAAGCGTCGATTTCCCGTCTCACTTCCCCTTATCTTTCACATTTGACACTGGCGCGTCATCAGAACACAGCGGCTTGGACTGCCAGGATATCCGCTGGCCgctcttcaccttctccgtGGTCGTATCAACAATACTCTCTCTGGTCGTCGCATCCCCAGCCGCGTTCTATGCATCtattttcttcatcgtctaCTTTCAAGTTGCCCTCTCCTCCGACCCCCCATACTCGCCAGATTACTATGAAATCGTCTCAACCGCGCTAGGCCGCTTCCTCCCGTGCGCCTTCGTCGGCTTCGCAATCTACCATTTCTGTATCCGGCACACCCTATCCGACCTAACAGCACACTGGGACAAGACGATCCTCTGGCTGGGGCCCTGCTGGGTTGGCGCCCTCAATACAGACACCTTCGACAAAATCCCCATATCTCGCCTAACACCCCACGACATCCAGCAACAGCCCGGCGCCATTCCGGccctcatcatcattataGTCATTTTGGTTGCAATTGTCATCACGCAGGCCCTCGCCTTCCGCAACGAGGGGCGTATGCCGAAAATGCTGGCGCTCTATGCTACACTTATCGCCGGGATAGTTATCCTTCTCCTCGTACCAAGCATGAACCTCCGCATCCATCACTatatccttgctcttcttttccttcccgGTACGACGCTCCAGACGCGTCCTTCTCTACTGTACCAGGGCCTTCTGGtaggcctcttcatcaacggcaTTGCGCGCTGGGGATTTGATTCAATCCTCCAAACATCCGCTTCCCTACTCGACGGCGCGCAGCTCGGCTCTATGCTCCCATATATACCACCGGATATCATTACCATCCCCTCAGGAAACCCAGATATCATCTCCTTCGCTTTTAGCTCTCTCCGATCTCTACCCTCTGACATCGATGGTCTCAGTGTAATTGTGAATGACGTCGAGAGATACCACGCGTTTCGGTCTGATGGTGCCGTTGACGTGCGACTTCCGGATTTGAACTGGACGCGTGTTGTACCTGGCGAACCGGAGTACTTCCGGTTTGGGTTCATAGTAGAAAATGCATTGGGTGGGTTTTGGTATGAGGATTTTACAAGGCCTATAGTTTGGGACTCGGATGGGAGGTGGAATGTTTCTGTTTCTAGCTCTGAGGGTGGGCGAAACTCTATGTAA
- a CDS encoding MARVEL domain-containing protein (transcript_id=CADANIAT00005718) has translation MPVFSRVLSVILRIAEIGFGAVVAGIIGWFLHRFGDLDIWPEARWIYTEVVAGISILFGIIWLIPFSSGFFTWPLDLLLSMAWFAAFGVQVDANDRLNCGSIWRWGSITDDTYCGRWKAAQAFSFLSAIVWIVSALVGMWFTFRVRRHATDRYGHRSRV, from the exons ATGCCTGTCTTCTCGCGTGTCTTGTCTGTGATACTCCGTATTGCTGAAATCGGTTTTGGTGCG GTGGTCGCCGGTATAATCGGCTGGTTCCTCCACAGGTTCGGTGACCTTGACATCTGGCCCGAGGCGCGATGGATCTACACTGAGGTCGTCGCTGGAATATCCATACTGTTTGGTATCATATGGCTGATTCCGTTCTCGTCGGGGTTCTTCACATGGCCGC TGGacttgcttctttccatgGCCTGGTTCGCGGCCTTTGGTGTCCAGGTCGATGCCAACGACCGACTCAACTGCGGCAGCATTTGGCGTTGGGGCTCCATAACGGATGACACTTACTGTGGCCGTTGGAAAGCCGCACAGGCATTCAGTTTTCTCTCTGCCATTGTCTGGATTGTTTCTGCGCTCGTG GGCATGTGGTTCACCTTCCGCGTCAGGCGGCATGCTACTGACAGATA CGGCCATCGCTCTCGAGTCTAG
- a CDS encoding uncharacterized protein (transcript_id=CADANIAT00005719) has translation MAPQLFPSNPDEVMVIRNVTSDVITMSLPFARFGRFKFGGRGTLVRMTSGSIAVFSPVNLTPAVRETISGLGGRVKYIAALDLEHHIHLTAWKKAFPDADIIAPEGLWEKRQSVPEHKDTPIKYILRQSNSNKEHTWPISDEFNKEFDIEYVYGHGSKEIVFLHKPSCTLIEADLLFNLPAREQYSKTGESATSGLWTKIVRPLLSTAQPATWQKRFAWYVLSKGDRNAFSESMKRIDQWEFNRLIPCHGDVIESGAKGVFRTVFEWFL, from the exons ATGGCCCCTCAACTCTTTCCCTCGAACCCGGACGAGGTCATGGTGATCCGCAACGTTACTTCAGATGTCATAACCATGAGCTTGCCCTTTGCGCGATTTGGACGCTTCAAATTCGGTGGACGAGGGACGCTGG TCCGGATGACTTCCGGCTCCATAGCCGTCTTTTCCCCAGTTAACCTAACTCCCGCGGTCCGCGAAACGATTTCCGGCCTCGGCGGACGAGTCAAGTACATTGCAGCCCTCGACCTTGAACACCACATCCATTTAACGGCATGGAAAAAAGCCTTCCCCGACGCGGACATCATTGCTCCCGAGGGCCTATGGGAGAAGCGCCAATCCGTACCTGAGCACAAAGACACCCCGATCAAGTACATCTTGCGACAATCCAACTCGAACAAGGAACACACATGGCCCATATCCGATGAATTCAACAAGGAGTTTGATATCGAGTACGTCTACGGTCATGGGTCGAAGGAAATCGTATTTTTGCATAAGCCGTCGTGCACCCTTATCGAAGCGGACTTGTTGTTTAACTTGCCTGCGCGCGAGCAGTACTCGAAAACTGGAGAAAGTGCGACGTCGGGACTCTGGACGAAGATTGTTCGGCCGCTCTTGTCAACGGCGCAGCCGGCGACCTGGCAGAAGAGATTCGCGTGGTATGTGCTTTCGAAAGGGGACAGGAATGCGTTCTCGGAAAGTATGAAGAGGATTGATCAATGGGAGTTTAACCGGCTGATTCCTTGCCACGGAGATGTTATCGAAAGCGGTGCGAAAGGCGTGTTTAGAACAGTTTTTGAGTGGTTCTTGTGA
- a CDS encoding Smc5-Smc6 complex subunit NSE4 (transcript_id=CADANIAT00005720), protein MARTPRVRPTSPSPPPGSPSDKENLENPSSKKRGIQGQNMSSSRKSTKRQRLGDTASNIETGTQISQAQRKASTKYYDPDQDAAERRRVRKGLRDLTRDLNDSRNEYLQPGNTGIKDTFLKANEIFRDVKQTSDATIDSRLLVNAADLSYKKAATLALGESGVGIDVDEFVSKCISFMRAGPEDPNVSITSTQRRRAPRRTQADMDSDDEDGDAMNWDWLGRAACFRHSSRPAVSGFLLGPLSVQKRTRQIAQRRARERIDPSQAVRPQELREEDLDRRETTNLTAMCTSINKLLGKTRDQAERLANEALEKIGDPTEDEVQSIMAKYNIADDAGVPLANFCINPKSFGQSVENLFYLSFLVRDGTVGISTDSRGLPTLHPTKPLAPSEAQRRGVQKHQSVFSLDFDTWKDMIDAYNIKECIIPHREEEENDTAQGWYS, encoded by the exons ATGGCGCGTACACCCCGAGTCCGCCCAACATCTccttcgccgccgccagGTTCGCCCTCCGATAAAGAGAATCTAGAGAATccttccagcaagaaacGCGGAATTCAGGGCCAAAATATGTCGTCTTCGAGGAAAAGCACGAAAAGGCAACGCCTAGGGGATACAGCCTCGAATATTGAAACTGGAACCCAAATATCACAAGCACAGCGGAAAGCCAGCACGAAATACTACGATCCAGACCAGGATGCAGCTGAAAGGAGGCGGGTGCGCAAGGGACTGAGGGATCTCACACGAGATTTGAATG ATTCTAGGAATGAGTatctacagccaggaaataCTGGTATCAAGGACACCTTTCTCAAAGCGAATGAGATTTTCCGGGATGTCAAGCAAACGTCGGATGCGACAATCGACTCCCGCCTTCTAGTCAATGCGGCGGACTTGTCATACAAGAAGGCTGCGACATTAGCCTTGGGTGAGAGCGGCGTGGGAATTGACGTTGACGAATTCGTGTCGAAGTGCATTTCATTTATGCGCGCTGGTCCAGAAGATCCGAATGTATCCATCACTAGCACACAACGGCGCCGTGCTCCACGTAGGACCCAGGCAGACATGgacagcgacgatgaggatggagatgcaaTGAATTGGGACTGGCTTGGACGTGCTGCTTGTTTTCGTCACAGTTCTCGTCCTGCAGTTTCGGGGTTCTTGCTTGGACCGCTCTCAGTACAAAAGCGTACGCGCCAGATAGCACAGCGACGAGCTAGAGAGCGCATTGACCCATCACAAGCAGTCCGGCCGCAAGAGCTCCGAGAGGAAGATCTGGACAGACGAGAAACGACTAATCTTACTGCTATGTGCACTAGCATAAACAAGCTGTTGGGCAAAACGCGTGACCAGGCCGAAAGGCTTGCTAACGAAGCCCTGGAGAAAATAGGCGACCCCACAGAGGATGAAGTGCAGTCTATAATGGCGAAATATAATATCGCCGATGATGCAGGCGTACCGCTAGCCAATTTCTGTATCAATCCTAAATCATTCGGTCAATCGGTGGAAAATCTGTTCTATCTCAGCTTCCTGGTTAGAGACGGCACAGTTGGGATCTCAACCGATAGCAGAGGCTTGCCAACATTGC ATCCAACAAAGCCTCTTGCTCCCAGCGAAGCGCAAAGACGAGGTGTCCAGAAGCACCAGTCGGTGTTCAGTCTCGACTTCGATACGTGGAAGGATATGATCGATGCGTATAACATCAAAGAATGCATAATACCCCATcgcgaggaagaggagaacgATACAGCACAAGGATGGTATAGCTAA